The following coding sequences lie in one Flavobacterium sediminis genomic window:
- a CDS encoding GspE/PulE family protein codes for MEEIIVHSENLHIISADLANYYKIVPQTVTDSEVSFFCWEQNATHEIQEELELLVGKNIRLVPTTEEQVNKALSIYYRKERIENSNKTLSVTTGDFLENLLSEAKSLKSSDIHCEVYESSARIRFRIDGQLIERYKIEQDNYLELVNKIKIRSKLNITEKRLPQDGRITTGSFDVRVSILPTLYGEKIVMRLLGQDASNIDLTSLGFQKEELEKYLEAVKKPNGIILISGPTGSGKTTTLYATLRLLNNSKSNIVTVEDPIEYTLKGINQVQLKEDIGLTFAAALRSFLRQDPDVIMLGEIRDSETALMAIRASLTGHLVLSTIHTNSAVGTVSRLIDMGVPPYLIAETLNLSVAQRLVRKLCQHCKEETHFDCKDFPESFKIPYEVDSLYKPKGCNECYHTGYKGRTAIYDVIPINLPIANAIKNNTITSYFEEDENYKSLPDKAFDVLTKGETSLDEIYSILLNV; via the coding sequence ATGGAAGAGATCATTGTTCATAGCGAAAATTTACACATCATTTCAGCGGATTTGGCTAACTATTACAAAATAGTTCCTCAAACTGTGACAGATAGTGAAGTGTCATTCTTTTGTTGGGAACAAAACGCAACTCATGAAATTCAGGAAGAATTAGAGTTATTAGTCGGTAAAAATATTCGGTTAGTGCCAACTACTGAAGAGCAGGTCAATAAAGCATTATCAATTTATTATCGAAAAGAACGAATCGAAAATTCCAATAAGACACTATCAGTTACCACCGGAGATTTCTTGGAAAATTTATTATCAGAGGCTAAGAGTCTAAAAAGTAGTGATATTCATTGCGAAGTATATGAAAGTTCTGCCCGAATTCGTTTTAGGATTGATGGTCAATTAATTGAACGTTACAAAATAGAACAAGATAATTATCTGGAATTGGTCAATAAGATCAAAATACGCTCAAAGTTGAATATTACCGAAAAGCGCTTGCCGCAAGACGGAAGGATCACAACAGGCAGTTTTGATGTCCGCGTTTCTATTTTACCGACATTATACGGTGAAAAGATTGTAATGCGTTTGTTAGGTCAGGACGCATCCAATATTGATCTTACCTCCTTAGGTTTTCAAAAAGAGGAATTAGAAAAATATCTGGAAGCTGTTAAAAAACCTAATGGTATTATTTTGATTAGCGGACCAACCGGTTCCGGTAAGACCACAACTTTATATGCTACTTTACGTTTGTTGAATAATAGCAAAAGTAATATTGTAACTGTTGAAGATCCTATTGAATATACTTTAAAAGGAATTAATCAGGTTCAGCTAAAAGAAGATATCGGATTGACCTTTGCCGCTGCGTTACGATCATTTTTACGTCAGGATCCGGATGTTATCATGCTGGGAGAAATTCGGGATTCAGAAACCGCATTAATGGCTATCAGAGCTTCCTTGACCGGGCATTTAGTATTGTCTACGATACATACGAATTCAGCGGTAGGAACAGTATCCCGTTTGATTGATATGGGCGTACCTCCTTATCTGATTGCCGAAACTCTAAATTTGTCTGTTGCACAACGACTGGTTCGTAAACTTTGTCAGCATTGTAAGGAAGAAACTCATTTTGATTGTAAAGATTTTCCGGAAAGTTTTAAAATCCCGTATGAAGTTGACAGCTTATATAAGCCAAAAGGATGTAATGAATGCTATCATACCGGATATAAAGGCCGTACAGCTATTTATGATGTAATTCCTATAAATTTGCCGATTGCTAATGCTATAAAAAATAATACGATTACCTCTTATTTCGAAGAAGATGAAAATTATAAATCGCTTCCGGATAAAGCTTTTGATGTACTAACTAAGGGGGAAACATCGTTAGATGAAATATACTCAATACTGCTAAACGTATAA
- a CDS encoding amidohydrolase family protein → MKYIKYFFRTIAGLILILLLTCIIAFIVDSYQTRYLNITDENLLTENSYLIKDVNVIPMTKDTVVLHQNVLIRDGKIESISGDIPEIDVTVIEGKGKFLSPGLIDAHVHVWDKQEFGLYLANGVTAVRNAWGMPFHLRFKKDTNHDKLLAPLFITTTPKLTGAQNAEFDQLGVKNAKHAEELLHHFHEQGYDLVKTYAGVPEDIFDAILRESEKNDMPVVAHPSFEVPYEYHFKQAIQSIEHTEDIVQNALQYKLDSLALQKVVQDYVDAKMAHTPTLTIYQNIIDIIENEELIKTTKGGEYMNPTLMSLGSVNDYNRWTSEQYYNPETLANIKKQHRFHLYIVKQLHDSGVKLLCGTDAGIVFNQPGFAIHEELGYFIEAGLSPYEALKTATVNPSTEIKLFNESGTVEKGKIANLILTDSNPLDNISILKNPKAVFIKGRYLEADRLNEFKEKAKNRKTGLVTLLRFAESLIENYL, encoded by the coding sequence ATGAAATACATAAAATATTTTTTTAGAACAATAGCAGGACTAATTTTAATCCTGCTTCTCACCTGCATCATCGCTTTTATAGTCGATTCATACCAAACCCGTTATTTAAATATTACTGACGAAAATCTTCTCACAGAAAACAGCTACCTGATCAAAGATGTTAACGTTATTCCTATGACAAAAGATACGGTAGTACTACACCAAAACGTACTGATACGAGATGGTAAAATTGAATCGATCTCAGGGGACATTCCTGAAATAGACGTTACCGTAATTGAAGGAAAAGGAAAGTTCTTATCTCCCGGACTGATAGACGCGCATGTCCATGTTTGGGATAAGCAGGAATTTGGCTTGTATCTGGCTAATGGAGTTACTGCTGTAAGAAATGCGTGGGGTATGCCTTTTCATTTACGTTTCAAGAAAGATACTAATCATGATAAATTATTGGCTCCCCTATTCATCACAACAACACCAAAATTAACCGGCGCGCAAAATGCCGAATTTGATCAATTAGGTGTAAAAAATGCCAAACATGCTGAAGAGCTCTTACACCATTTTCATGAGCAAGGCTATGATTTGGTTAAAACTTATGCAGGTGTTCCTGAAGACATTTTTGATGCTATTCTTCGGGAATCAGAAAAAAACGATATGCCGGTTGTAGCCCATCCTAGTTTTGAAGTCCCTTACGAATACCATTTTAAACAAGCCATACAAAGTATTGAACATACCGAAGATATTGTCCAGAATGCTTTGCAATACAAATTGGATAGTCTGGCATTACAAAAAGTCGTTCAGGATTATGTTGATGCAAAAATGGCACATACGCCTACATTGACAATTTATCAGAATATAATAGATATTATTGAAAACGAAGAATTAATCAAAACTACAAAAGGCGGTGAATATATGAATCCGACACTGATGAGTTTAGGTTCTGTTAATGACTATAACCGATGGACAAGCGAACAATACTATAACCCCGAAACCTTAGCAAATATTAAAAAGCAACACCGGTTTCATTTATACATCGTAAAACAGCTTCATGACTCCGGAGTAAAATTATTATGTGGAACAGATGCCGGAATCGTATTCAATCAACCGGGATTTGCAATACATGAGGAATTAGGATATTTTATTGAAGCCGGATTATCTCCTTACGAAGCCCTTAAGACAGCTACCGTAAATCCTTCAACAGAAATAAAACTATTCAATGAATCGGGAACTGTTGAAAAAGGTAAAATTGCCAATTTAATTCTGACCGATTCCAATCCTTTAGACAATATTTCAATATTGAAAAACCCGAAAGCCGTTTTTATAAAAGGAAGATATTTAGAAGCTGATAGGCTTAATGAGTTCAAAGAAAAAGCAAAAAACAGAAAAACGGGATTGGTAACCTTGTTGCGCTTTGCTGAAAGTTTAATCGAAAACTATCTGTAA
- a CDS encoding type II secretion system protein GspD yields the protein MLKKLTTIIALCLFSNAIFAQEDITLLGQKFDEFAKIKPSINEVVKIDVSGLSLYDLIMAIAEEHQLNVSVDSDLNIPVVNTFHDVTVKDAFLFLTQKYDLEVGFMSNILTFKKRKEVKVIVKKEPKPIDVSYNPQNDFLSVKLQNDSLPSVAQAIIDRSGKNIVLAPDIKTLKVSSYILNRPFDQVIEMMAKSNDLIATKDDNGFYYLEKNTEPKESNPTVSGGRNNSRSRQRSESPDGEGFYDITVDDKGFLDVKANQADATGLLIEAAEKLNINYFIYDMPKDEKTSLMVSKITFDELLEHVFKGKKFTFRKQDDFYLIGEQSTQGLRSTEMIQLENRSIESVLQSLPKVFSEKVEIKEFVELNALIVSGSRTAIEEMKLYLKQIDKVVPLVQIEVIIVQYNKSYEIQTGLKAGLDKINQTTTSGVLFPSTDMTLNSSSVNNLIDAFNGIGFIKLGKVTDAFYLNLQLLENNSIIKIESTPKIATLSGHEANLSIGETSYYFEQTNRLLTSNVGTGGDVLQSGTWKSTDANLSVKIKPFVSTDENVTLNINVEKSSFLARAGENAPPGKTSQKFESLVRVKNNEMVLLGGLDELKKEDTGTGVPLISRIPVLKWFFSSKVKSKGKSKLHIFIKPTIVY from the coding sequence ATGTTAAAAAAACTTACAACTATCATTGCCCTTTGTTTATTCTCCAATGCCATTTTTGCACAGGAAGATATTACTTTATTAGGACAGAAGTTTGATGAATTTGCGAAGATCAAGCCTAGTATAAACGAAGTGGTAAAAATTGATGTATCCGGGTTGTCACTTTACGATTTAATCATGGCAATTGCAGAAGAACATCAATTGAATGTAAGTGTCGATAGTGATCTGAACATCCCTGTAGTCAATACTTTTCATGATGTAACGGTTAAAGATGCCTTTTTGTTCTTAACTCAAAAATACGACCTTGAAGTCGGATTTATGAGTAATATTTTGACCTTCAAAAAGCGAAAAGAAGTAAAAGTCATTGTTAAAAAAGAGCCAAAACCGATTGATGTCAGCTATAATCCTCAAAATGATTTTTTATCGGTTAAACTTCAAAACGATTCATTACCTTCTGTTGCGCAAGCAATTATTGATCGTTCCGGAAAAAATATTGTTCTGGCACCGGATATCAAAACACTGAAAGTATCTTCCTATATTTTAAATCGTCCGTTCGATCAGGTTATAGAAATGATGGCAAAATCAAATGATTTAATTGCAACTAAAGACGATAACGGATTTTATTATTTAGAAAAAAATACCGAACCGAAAGAAAGCAATCCGACTGTTTCAGGCGGAAGAAATAACTCCAGATCAAGACAAAGATCAGAGTCTCCCGATGGAGAAGGCTTTTATGACATAACAGTTGATGACAAAGGCTTTTTAGATGTTAAAGCAAATCAGGCCGATGCAACGGGCTTATTAATTGAAGCTGCTGAAAAACTGAATATCAATTACTTTATCTATGATATGCCTAAAGACGAAAAAACGTCTTTAATGGTTTCAAAAATAACATTTGATGAATTATTAGAACACGTTTTTAAAGGAAAAAAATTTACCTTTAGAAAACAGGATGATTTTTATTTGATTGGAGAGCAATCCACACAAGGATTGCGTTCAACAGAAATGATCCAATTAGAGAATCGTTCCATTGAGTCTGTATTACAATCGCTTCCGAAAGTGTTTTCTGAAAAAGTTGAAATTAAAGAATTTGTGGAATTGAATGCTTTGATCGTATCTGGTTCAAGAACTGCAATTGAGGAAATGAAATTATACCTCAAACAAATTGATAAAGTAGTTCCCTTAGTTCAGATTGAAGTAATTATTGTTCAGTATAACAAATCATACGAAATACAAACCGGTTTAAAGGCCGGCCTGGATAAGATCAATCAAACTACAACAAGCGGGGTCCTATTTCCTTCAACAGATATGACATTAAACAGCTCATCTGTTAATAATCTGATAGATGCCTTTAACGGAATAGGTTTTATTAAATTAGGAAAAGTAACCGATGCGTTCTATCTTAACCTTCAGTTGTTAGAGAATAATTCCATTATTAAGATAGAATCTACTCCCAAAATAGCAACTTTAAGCGGACATGAAGCGAATTTGTCTATCGGTGAAACTAGCTATTATTTTGAGCAAACGAACCGACTATTGACCAGTAATGTAGGAACAGGTGGTGATGTACTACAATCGGGTACATGGAAATCTACCGATGCTAATTTAAGTGTTAAAATAAAACCGTTTGTTTCTACTGACGAAAATGTCACACTAAATATTAATGTTGAAAAGAGCTCCTTCCTAGCAAGAGCCGGAGAAAATGCACCGCCGGGGAAAACATCTCAAAAATTTGAATCCTTAGTCAGAGTAAAGAATAATGAGATGGTATTGTTAGGAGGTTTAGATGAATTAAAAAAAGAAGATACCGGTACCGGAGTACCGCTTATTTCAAGAATTCCTGTTTTGAAATGGTTCTTTAGCAGTAAAGTGAAATCAAAAGGAAAATCGAAATTACACATCTTCATAAAACCTACTATCGTATATTAA
- a CDS encoding DUF3575 domain-containing protein, with the protein MSSSTKNQLLKFAFFLLFALGPNTTQAQEHEEPKKPFKRHAINFCPAGMAFGIFSANYEYLITPKNGIVVRLDYEAIPKTYTAATIESNGKAFILNYRRHFSGEMNSFYAGAYTRYRLYKGEGEINAQKFDFKIPEVTIGLNIGKRWVWKNGFNLNLAFGYGISFKDKKTSLNNMAINTAVDSWEDSYDFINPFLGEFSIGYSF; encoded by the coding sequence ATGTCATCATCAACAAAAAATCAATTATTAAAATTCGCATTCTTTCTTTTGTTCGCTCTCGGACCAAATACTACACAAGCTCAGGAACATGAAGAACCAAAGAAACCATTTAAGCGACACGCTATTAACTTTTGCCCTGCCGGAATGGCTTTCGGCATCTTTTCGGCTAACTATGAGTACTTAATTACGCCCAAAAACGGCATTGTTGTCCGATTGGATTATGAAGCCATCCCAAAAACCTATACTGCCGCAACGATTGAATCTAACGGTAAGGCATTTATTTTAAATTACAGAAGGCATTTTTCAGGAGAAATGAACTCTTTTTATGCAGGGGCTTACACGAGATATCGTTTATACAAAGGAGAAGGTGAAATCAATGCTCAGAAATTTGACTTTAAAATACCGGAAGTGACCATAGGATTAAATATCGGAAAAAGATGGGTTTGGAAAAACGGATTCAACCTAAATCTTGCTTTCGGTTACGGTATTTCCTTTAAAGATAAAAAAACATCCTTAAACAATATGGCTATAAACACGGCTGTTGATTCATGGGAAGACAGTTATGATTTTATCAACCCGTTTTTAGGTGAGTTTTCGATCGGTTATTCTTTTTAA
- a CDS encoding serine hydrolase domain-containing protein, giving the protein MKNLFLIVTGILFLGCEKDDTPTTITTANDLTTALEALSVHTPIPGFTVATVKNGSITYQNSFGNRNEELELPYTNQTLQPIGSISKTFIAVAVVKCIELGLFDLETPINDILPQPINNPLNTNSEIRIKHLVQHSSGLVDNPNTILSTYYLLPNQDLSTEGAQLLLDAQFEVRSPRTLQALIEDYYYPSGNLYQLNNFTSNPPGTAYSYSNIASSLTAYLIELRSQMPYREFVQTYILEPLAMDQTGFEYHLGDPGYAYSNVYFEKNIPFPFYSCDSYPDGFMKTNNDDLSKFLEDMIKGNMGISNTLFAPNYYQMLFTETAFNHSIFWILNGNTIEHSGGDPGISCNLAFDSVKNQGYFILTNYDVSTAEHQAVFQNFIQNVESKLNQFLNL; this is encoded by the coding sequence ATGAAAAATCTATTTTTAATAGTCACAGGGATTCTTTTTTTAGGTTGTGAAAAAGACGATACTCCAACTACAATCACTACTGCAAATGATCTTACAACAGCATTAGAAGCGCTTTCTGTTCATACTCCGATCCCGGGGTTTACTGTTGCAACAGTGAAAAACGGTAGTATAACCTACCAAAATAGCTTTGGAAACAGAAATGAAGAACTGGAATTGCCCTATACTAACCAAACGCTTCAACCCATCGGTTCGATCAGTAAAACTTTTATTGCTGTTGCTGTTGTAAAATGTATTGAATTAGGTCTTTTTGATTTAGAAACACCGATAAACGATATTCTTCCTCAACCGATAAATAATCCTCTGAACACTAATTCAGAGATCCGGATCAAACATTTAGTACAACACTCCTCGGGATTAGTAGATAACCCGAATACTATTTTATCTACATATTACCTACTGCCGAATCAGGATTTAAGCACTGAAGGAGCTCAGTTATTGTTAGACGCTCAATTTGAAGTCAGAAGTCCCAGAACATTACAAGCCTTAATTGAGGATTATTACTATCCCTCCGGAAATTTATACCAACTGAATAATTTTACCTCAAATCCTCCGGGAACCGCTTATTCTTATTCGAATATAGCCTCCTCTTTAACAGCCTATCTCATTGAACTTAGATCACAAATGCCGTATAGAGAATTTGTGCAAACATATATTTTAGAACCTTTAGCAATGGATCAAACCGGCTTTGAATATCATCTTGGGGATCCGGGTTATGCGTATTCAAATGTATACTTTGAAAAAAATATCCCGTTTCCGTTCTACAGTTGTGATTCATATCCTGATGGTTTTATGAAAACTAATAATGATGATTTATCAAAGTTTTTAGAAGATATGATAAAAGGAAATATGGGAATTTCAAACACCTTATTTGCCCCCAATTATTATCAAATGCTTTTTACTGAAACCGCCTTTAATCATAGTATTTTCTGGATACTTAACGGCAATACGATAGAACATTCCGGCGGAGACCCGGGAATAAGTTGTAATTTGGCTTTTGATAGCGTTAAGAACCAAGGCTATTTTATTTTAACTAATTACGATGTTTCAACAGCAGAGCATCAGGCTGTATTTCAAAATTTTATCCAGAATGTGGAAAGTAAACTAAATCAATTTTTAAATTTATAA
- a CDS encoding type IV pilin protein codes for MKFKYLRTLYKRSKKAYVKAYSLTEILIVLCIIGILLLMVLPNQTSVISQAKAIEAQAMLNQVYGLEKSYFYRFSKYSNNLEEIGFEQELTVEDGGQAVYRIEIVEATNNSFLARATSVSDLDGDGAYNTWEINDKKALKEVVKE; via the coding sequence ATGAAGTTTAAATATTTACGCACTTTATATAAGCGATCCAAAAAAGCTTATGTAAAAGCTTACTCTTTGACAGAGATCTTAATTGTGTTATGTATTATCGGAATACTATTATTAATGGTATTGCCTAACCAAACTTCAGTAATCAGTCAGGCTAAAGCAATTGAAGCCCAAGCCATGTTAAATCAGGTATATGGTTTAGAGAAAAGTTATTTTTATCGTTTTTCAAAATATTCTAACAACTTAGAAGAAATAGGTTTTGAACAAGAACTTACTGTTGAAGACGGTGGTCAGGCAGTATACCGCATTGAGATCGTTGAAGCGACTAACAACTCCTTTTTAGCTCGTGCAACTTCTGTTTCAGATCTAGATGGAGACGGTGCCTATAATACTTGGGAAATAAACGATAAAAAAGCATTAAAAGAAGTCGTAAAAGAATGA
- a CDS encoding GNAT family N-acetyltransferase, giving the protein MKKTKLNDFPTTVEGTKVILEKLRLENSDDYFELYKDRIEHQIFEESIFLFHENHEEFTQRILSLCHIVYVIKLKVDPNILIGDCALHQCNEEQSEIFIGGTIHSNYKGKGYMKETFSLVINLLKQNHFQTLMSETSVYNTSAIHFINKMGFKLKKDSDAKLLYEKNLS; this is encoded by the coding sequence ATGAAAAAAACTAAACTCAACGACTTTCCTACAACTGTTGAAGGAACAAAAGTTATATTGGAAAAATTAAGACTGGAAAATTCAGATGATTATTTCGAACTATATAAAGACAGAATAGAACATCAGATTTTTGAGGAATCTATATTTTTATTCCATGAAAACCATGAAGAGTTCACTCAAAGAATCTTGTCTTTATGCCATATCGTATACGTTATTAAATTAAAAGTAGATCCGAATATCCTAATCGGTGATTGTGCTCTGCATCAATGTAACGAAGAACAGAGTGAAATCTTTATCGGAGGAACAATACATTCTAATTACAAAGGAAAAGGCTACATGAAAGAAACCTTTTCCTTAGTGATTAACCTTCTGAAACAAAATCATTTTCAAACATTAATGAGCGAAACTTCCGTTTACAACACAAGTGCTATTCATTTTATAAACAAAATGGGCTTTAAACTGAAAAAAGATTCTGATGCTAAACTCCTCTATGAAAAAAACTTAAGCTAA
- a CDS encoding alpha/beta hydrolase family protein, which translates to MTSFLKKYKTADTLAKTVSGTSYTKSSVKKKLILFLVFLSVSLNLYSQEIDTIQVIEIGKIKQSVNIKGNKNNPILLYLHGGPGAASSRHRDQITNLLEQDYLVVHWDQRESGNTRKLNTSDTLPTLSIMKQDAEEVLMFLLKEFDKKNILIVANSWGTVLGFHLAETYPDKIQALIAISPLVDLNKSQKLVQRKLLNYYKKKGNITAINELKSISIPYESIEDMAIQFKWITDFKGEKMSDEDFQSYYSYFKDWGQKWMPLYKELYQIKLLKQLPVLHCPTYIFIGNQDLTTSFEFTEKFYNKLKAPQKELYWFEGIGHQIPMYEPQKMQNVIKDILMQQKL; encoded by the coding sequence ATGACGTCATTTTTAAAAAAGTATAAAACCGCTGACACATTAGCAAAAACGGTTTCAGGTACTTCATACACTAAAAGTTCAGTAAAAAAGAAACTGATCCTTTTTCTTGTATTTCTATCGGTTAGTCTAAACTTATATAGTCAAGAAATTGACACGATACAAGTAATCGAAATCGGAAAAATAAAACAATCTGTCAATATAAAAGGAAACAAAAACAACCCTATCTTGCTATACCTACATGGCGGCCCCGGAGCCGCTTCTTCCCGACACAGAGATCAGATCACTAACCTATTAGAGCAAGATTATCTTGTTGTTCATTGGGATCAGAGAGAATCCGGGAACACCCGAAAATTAAACACTTCTGACACATTGCCTACTCTTTCGATCATGAAACAAGATGCAGAAGAGGTTTTAATGTTTCTCTTGAAAGAATTTGATAAAAAAAACATACTAATAGTCGCTAATTCATGGGGAACGGTATTAGGTTTTCACTTGGCTGAAACTTACCCGGACAAGATTCAGGCATTAATAGCCATAAGTCCTTTAGTAGATCTTAACAAAAGTCAGAAACTGGTACAAAGAAAACTTCTGAACTATTATAAAAAGAAAGGCAACATAACAGCTATTAATGAACTTAAATCGATTAGTATTCCTTATGAAAGCATTGAAGATATGGCGATTCAATTCAAATGGATTACTGATTTTAAAGGAGAAAAAATGTCTGACGAAGACTTTCAAAGTTATTATAGTTATTTCAAAGATTGGGGACAAAAATGGATGCCTCTTTACAAAGAGCTTTATCAAATAAAGCTATTAAAACAATTGCCCGTCTTACATTGTCCGACCTATATTTTTATTGGTAACCAAGACCTAACAACAAGCTTTGAATTCACCGAAAAATTTTACAACAAACTTAAAGCTCCCCAAAAAGAATTGTATTGGTTTGAAGGCATCGGACATCAAATACCGATGTATGAACCTCAAAAAATGCAAAACGTAATAAAAGATATTCTTATGCAACAAAAACTATAA
- a CDS encoding helix-turn-helix domain-containing protein, whose product MPDTATHNDTQTAKTSIAVLPFVNMSNDIENEYFSDGITEEIINALTKINGLKVIARTSSFALKGKNIDVREIGKQLGVVTILEGSVRKSVNKVRITAQLIDTVDGTHFWSKNFDSQLNDIFELQDEVSLLIANEIRNNFGYFEIQEHLVKNSTTNVDAYELFLKGRSLQLQWTPESLKKAITYYDNAISKDINYAKAYYANLQCYGLLVTWGYMPQEEGMEKAITNFLKAKALDTQLPEYPLSFVGRSFWGEWDFKSAYHYINEVLAINPNHIDGLEAMAELFLAHGFFKEALVYADKLLEVDPLSANNHYTYANIHYYKRDFETALHHISRAINLRPDFDLAYHKKALCLISLNRKEELTNTFKNNPLWEKIHLLFDCVNSGRNELPQDVLASFTDKPLERNQITLFELFILANTRYTALAFDILRSYIDQKRGQILNYKFEPLLKPLQTNKEFFTLNVSNLSYDDITLPVSGKETSKVILNEQEQSQLKEELLSYFDHDKPFLDPQLSLNTVAEALHTSPNKLSYLINEVMGMNFNEFVNKKRLTHFKSIALLPENENITLLGLAYDSGFNSKSVFNNFFKKNEKTTPSSWLKANKR is encoded by the coding sequence TTGCCAGACACTGCTACACATAACGACACACAAACGGCTAAAACATCCATAGCGGTTCTTCCGTTTGTTAATATGAGTAATGATATTGAAAACGAATATTTCAGCGACGGAATTACCGAAGAAATAATTAATGCCCTAACAAAGATCAATGGACTGAAAGTTATTGCCCGAACCTCTTCCTTTGCGCTTAAAGGCAAGAATATTGATGTCAGAGAAATAGGGAAACAATTAGGCGTTGTAACAATTTTAGAAGGAAGTGTTAGAAAGTCCGTTAATAAAGTGCGTATTACAGCTCAGCTGATCGATACCGTTGACGGTACTCATTTTTGGTCTAAAAACTTTGACAGCCAATTAAACGATATTTTTGAATTACAGGACGAAGTCAGTTTATTGATTGCTAATGAGATCCGAAACAATTTCGGGTATTTTGAGATTCAAGAACACTTGGTTAAAAACAGTACTACCAATGTAGATGCCTACGAACTGTTCTTAAAAGGTCGTTCACTTCAATTGCAATGGACGCCCGAATCTCTGAAAAAAGCAATTACATATTACGATAACGCTATTTCAAAAGACATTAATTACGCTAAAGCTTATTATGCCAATTTACAATGCTATGGTTTGCTCGTTACTTGGGGCTATATGCCGCAAGAAGAAGGAATGGAGAAGGCAATTACAAATTTCCTGAAGGCTAAAGCATTAGACACTCAATTGCCCGAATATCCGTTATCGTTTGTAGGCAGAAGCTTTTGGGGCGAATGGGATTTTAAATCTGCTTATCATTACATTAATGAAGTTTTGGCGATTAACCCCAATCATATAGATGGCTTAGAGGCTATGGCCGAATTATTCCTGGCTCATGGTTTTTTTAAAGAAGCTTTAGTATATGCAGACAAATTACTTGAAGTAGATCCTTTATCGGCTAATAATCATTATACGTACGCAAACATACACTATTACAAAAGAGATTTTGAAACGGCTTTACACCACATTTCAAGAGCCATAAACTTACGTCCGGATTTTGACTTGGCCTATCACAAAAAAGCACTTTGTTTAATTTCATTAAACAGAAAAGAAGAACTTACAAATACTTTTAAGAACAACCCTTTATGGGAAAAGATCCATTTGCTTTTTGATTGTGTCAACAGCGGTCGTAATGAATTACCACAGGACGTTTTAGCAAGCTTTACAGACAAGCCTTTGGAAAGAAATCAAATAACGCTCTTTGAACTTTTCATTCTTGCCAATACTCGGTATACAGCCTTAGCATTTGACATCTTAAGATCGTATATCGACCAGAAACGCGGACAGATCTTAAATTATAAATTTGAACCTTTATTAAAACCGCTACAGACTAACAAGGAGTTTTTTACACTCAATGTCAGCAATTTATCGTATGATGATATTACACTTCCTGTTTCCGGTAAAGAAACGTCGAAAGTAATTCTCAACGAACAGGAACAATCCCAACTTAAAGAAGAATTACTTTCTTATTTTGATCATGACAAGCCTTTTTTAGATCCGCAACTAAGCTTAAATACTGTTGCTGAAGCCTTACATACTTCTCCTAATAAATTATCTTATCTGATCAATGAAGTTATGGGAATGAACTTTAACGAGTTTGTCAATAAGAAACGATTAACACACTTTAAATCTATTGCACTTTTACCTGAAAATGAAAACATTACATTATTAGGTTTAGCGTATGACAGTGGTTTTAACTCTAAAAGTGTTTTTAATAATTTCTTTAAAAAAAATGAGAAGACCACTCCCAGCTCTTGGCTAAAAGCCAACAAAAGGTAA